In Thermus filiformis, one DNA window encodes the following:
- a CDS encoding proline dehydrogenase, with the protein MDLTLAYRSLVLQVAEHPWVKGLILRRGRGLYRRYVAGETLEEALKAAEALEKEGVHAILDLLGEMVRSEEEARAFQEEILKLVRALAQKPWPRYVSLKLTQLGLDLSEELALELMRGILREAEAAGVFVRMDMEDSPRVEATLRIYEALRKEGFAGLGLVLQSYLYRTEKDLDWILPYRPNVRLVKGAYKEPKEVAFQDKRLIDAEFLHLMKRMLREGVYVAIATHDPRLIGEAKRYTEAMGIPKDRFEFQLLFGVRPEEQRRLAREGYTVRAYVPYGRFWYPYLSRRIAERPENLWLVVRSLLGGLAQNG; encoded by the coding sequence ATGGACCTGACTCTGGCGTACCGGTCCTTGGTTTTGCAGGTGGCGGAGCACCCCTGGGTAAAGGGGCTGATCCTGAGGCGGGGAAGGGGCCTCTACCGGCGCTATGTGGCGGGGGAGACCCTCGAGGAGGCCCTAAAGGCCGCCGAGGCCCTGGAAAAGGAGGGGGTCCACGCCATCTTAGACCTCCTGGGGGAGATGGTGCGCTCCGAGGAGGAGGCCCGCGCCTTCCAGGAAGAGATCCTAAAGCTGGTGCGGGCCCTCGCCCAGAAGCCCTGGCCCCGCTATGTCTCCCTCAAGCTCACCCAGCTGGGCCTGGACCTCTCCGAGGAGCTGGCCCTCGAGCTCATGCGGGGGATCCTGCGGGAGGCGGAGGCGGCCGGGGTCTTCGTCCGCATGGACATGGAGGACTCCCCCCGGGTGGAGGCCACCCTCCGGATCTACGAGGCCCTCAGGAAGGAGGGGTTTGCGGGCCTGGGCCTGGTCCTGCAGAGCTACCTCTACCGGACGGAGAAGGACCTGGACTGGATTCTTCCCTACCGGCCCAACGTCCGCCTGGTCAAGGGGGCTTACAAGGAGCCCAAGGAGGTGGCCTTCCAGGACAAGCGGCTGATAGACGCGGAGTTTTTGCACCTGATGAAGCGGATGCTCCGGGAGGGGGTGTACGTGGCCATCGCCACGCACGACCCCCGGCTCATCGGGGAGGCCAAGCGGTACACGGAGGCCATGGGCATCCCCAAGGACCGGTTTGAGTTCCAGCTCCTCTTCGGCGTCCGGCCCGAGGAGCAGAGGCGGCTCGCCCGGGAGGGGTACACCGTGCGGGCCTACGTGCCCTACGGCCGCTTCTGGTACCCCTACCTTTCCCGGCGCATCGCGGAGCGTCCGGAGAACCTTTGGCTCGTGGTGAGGAGCCTTCTGGGCGGCCTGGCCCAGAACGGCTAG
- a CDS encoding DUF4032 domain-containing protein: MREHLQAIAEAERLEQRAILHELLHRLKGEPNVLLPFHQALALRPRGEHDLGLKTIEVDKVVGSVDRYEDFDHRFLPKTPHTLERWKRLRALQLLGVELPPIEVYQVGEAYFVKDGNHRVALAKATGQKYLDAHVIALDVPVPVEPGDTLKDLILKAEYAHFLEKTGLKALEPGAEEIRFTALGRYDLLLDHIATRRYFKGLEEGREIPWEEAVVDWYQNLYRPTVEAIRRLGLLKDFPGRTEADLYLWVMDHRHFLAQELGVDLSPEEAARSYEARFGPLWKRMGGGLKRLLLRT; the protein is encoded by the coding sequence GTGAGGGAGCACCTGCAGGCGATAGCCGAGGCCGAGCGCCTGGAGCAGAGGGCCATTCTCCACGAGCTCCTGCACCGGCTCAAGGGGGAGCCCAACGTCCTTTTGCCCTTCCACCAGGCCCTGGCCCTGCGCCCCCGGGGGGAGCACGACCTGGGCCTAAAGACCATAGAGGTGGACAAGGTGGTGGGCTCGGTGGACCGCTACGAGGACTTTGACCACCGCTTCCTCCCCAAGACCCCCCACACCCTGGAGCGCTGGAAGCGCCTCCGGGCCCTCCAGCTTTTGGGGGTGGAGCTCCCCCCCATAGAGGTTTACCAGGTGGGGGAGGCCTACTTCGTCAAGGACGGGAACCACCGGGTGGCCCTGGCCAAGGCCACCGGGCAGAAGTATCTGGACGCCCACGTGATCGCCCTGGACGTGCCCGTCCCCGTGGAGCCGGGGGACACCCTCAAGGACCTGATCCTCAAGGCGGAGTACGCCCACTTCCTGGAGAAGACCGGTCTGAAGGCGCTCGAGCCCGGGGCCGAGGAGATCCGCTTTACCGCCCTCGGCCGCTACGACCTCCTCCTGGATCACATCGCCACCCGGCGCTACTTCAAGGGCCTGGAGGAGGGGCGGGAGATCCCCTGGGAGGAAGCGGTGGTGGACTGGTACCAGAACCTCTACCGGCCCACGGTGGAGGCCATCCGCCGCCTAGGGCTTCTTAAGGACTTCCCGGGCCGCACCGAGGCCGACCTCTACCTCTGGGTCATGGACCACCGCCACTTCCTGGCCCAGGAGCTGGGGGTGGACCTCTCCCCAGAGGAGGCGGCCAGGAGCTACGAGGCCCGCTTCGGCCCCCTTTGGAAGCGGATGGGGGGCGGGCTCAAGCGCCTCCTCCTCCGGACCTGA
- a CDS encoding molybdopterin molybdotransferase MoeA, with amino-acid sequence MRTNLSVEEALALVLAEARPYEKTEELPLREALHRVLAEDLSSLVDHPDQDDTAVDGYACRQEDTLLARPEAPVRLRVVGESPAGRPFLGQVGPKEAVAVYTGAPIPKGADAVIRVEDTRREGEEVLLLAPASPKDIRPKGDDLKRGEVYLKRGDLLTPARLGLAAAMGHPRLRVYRRPRVGILTTGDEVVEPGEPLPYGGVYNSNAYTLMGLVAEAGGEPVLLGKAPDDREALKERLKAEELDLLLTSGGVSMGEYDVVRRVLEEEGEVVFWKVRQQPGGPLLLARHRGVPVLGLPGNPVSSMVTFFLYGRPFLFALLGRTDPPYTRLRATALTPFKGAKGKKVFRRGILSFQEGLVVRTTGNQSSGVLRSMAVGNALVVLPEDQDKEAGQEVEVIPLTFVL; translated from the coding sequence ATGAGGACGAACCTCTCCGTGGAAGAAGCCCTGGCCCTGGTCCTGGCCGAGGCCCGCCCTTACGAGAAAACGGAGGAGCTGCCCCTGAGGGAGGCCCTCCACCGGGTCCTGGCGGAGGACCTATCCAGCCTGGTGGACCACCCGGACCAGGACGACACGGCGGTGGACGGGTACGCCTGCCGCCAGGAGGACACCCTCCTGGCCCGCCCCGAGGCGCCCGTGCGGCTAAGGGTGGTGGGGGAGTCTCCCGCGGGGAGGCCCTTCTTAGGCCAGGTAGGGCCCAAGGAGGCGGTGGCCGTCTACACCGGCGCCCCCATTCCTAAGGGGGCGGACGCGGTCATCCGGGTGGAGGATACCCGGCGGGAGGGGGAGGAGGTCCTCCTCCTGGCCCCGGCGAGCCCCAAGGACATCCGGCCCAAGGGGGACGACCTGAAAAGGGGCGAGGTCTACCTGAAAAGGGGCGACCTCCTCACCCCCGCCCGGCTGGGCCTGGCCGCGGCCATGGGCCATCCCCGGCTCCGGGTCTACCGGAGGCCCCGGGTGGGGATCCTCACCACCGGGGACGAGGTGGTGGAGCCTGGGGAGCCCCTGCCCTACGGGGGGGTGTACAACTCCAACGCCTACACCCTGATGGGCCTGGTGGCGGAGGCCGGGGGGGAGCCCGTCCTCCTGGGCAAGGCCCCGGACGACCGGGAGGCACTAAAGGAGCGGCTTAAGGCGGAGGAGCTGGACCTCCTCCTCACCTCCGGGGGCGTGTCCATGGGGGAGTACGACGTGGTCCGGAGGGTGCTCGAGGAGGAGGGGGAGGTGGTCTTCTGGAAGGTCCGCCAACAGCCCGGAGGCCCCCTCCTCCTGGCCCGCCACCGGGGGGTGCCGGTTTTGGGCCTCCCAGGAAACCCGGTCTCCAGCATGGTCACCTTCTTCCTCTACGGCAGGCCCTTCCTCTTCGCCCTTTTGGGCCGCACCGACCCCCCCTACACCCGGCTCAGGGCCACCGCCCTCACCCCCTTCAAGGGGGCCAAGGGGAAGAAGGTCTTCCGGCGGGGCATCCTCTCCTTCCAGGAGGGACTGGTGGTGAGGACCACCGGGAACCAGTCCAGCGGCGTCCTCCGCTCCATGGCGGTGGGGAACGCTTTGGTGGTGCTGCCCGAGGACCAGGACAAGGAGGCCGGGCAGGAGGTGGAGGTCATCCCCTTGACATTTGTGCTTTAA
- a CDS encoding GntR family transcriptional regulator, which translates to MQPVAFRRPNQVREAVYRHLKDLLLSGRFAPGERLSEPLLAQTLGVSRTPVREALMRLSEEGLVELVPGKGARVRTFTPEEVEEVYRVRALLEGEAAREAALKATPEALEALEARLRAIDEAAPEDHLEQMRRDLEFHKALVRLSGNRTLFRLYEDLLSTLALIRAAEPTRSQDPETRRQHRAILEALRLRDPEGARRAVEAHLDYFRELLGRRLGGKE; encoded by the coding sequence ATGCAGCCCGTGGCCTTCCGCCGGCCCAACCAGGTGCGCGAGGCGGTCTACCGCCACCTGAAGGACCTCCTCCTCTCGGGGCGCTTCGCCCCCGGGGAAAGGCTTTCCGAGCCCCTTCTGGCCCAGACGCTCGGCGTCTCCCGCACCCCCGTGCGGGAGGCCCTGATGCGCCTTTCGGAGGAGGGTCTGGTGGAGCTCGTGCCCGGCAAGGGGGCCCGGGTGCGGACCTTCACCCCCGAGGAGGTGGAGGAGGTCTACCGGGTGCGGGCCCTTTTGGAGGGGGAGGCGGCCCGGGAGGCGGCCCTCAAGGCCACCCCCGAGGCCCTCGAGGCCCTCGAGGCCCGGCTTCGGGCCATAGACGAGGCCGCCCCGGAGGACCACCTGGAGCAGATGCGCCGGGACCTGGAGTTCCATAAGGCCCTGGTGCGGCTCTCGGGGAACCGGACCCTCTTCCGGCTTTACGAGGACCTCCTCTCCACCCTGGCCCTCATCCGGGCGGCCGAGCCCACCCGCTCCCAGGACCCCGAGACTAGGAGGCAGCACCGGGCCATCCTGGAGGCCCTCCGGCTGCGCGACCCCGAGGGGGCCAGAAGGGCGGTGGAGGCGCACCTGGACTACTTCCGGGAGCTTTTGGGAAGGCGGCTGGGCGGAAAGGAGTGA
- a CDS encoding glycine C-acetyltransferase: MSLSLRARVESELERLKREGLYIRPRVLEAPQEPITRVEGKEVVNLASNNYLGFANHPYLKEKARQYLERWGAGSGAVRTIAGTFTYHVELEEALARFKGTESALVLQSGFTANQGVLGALLQEGDLVFSDELNHASIIDGLRLTRATRLVYRHADVEHLEELLKTHDTEGLKLIVTDGVFSMDGDIAPLDKIVPLAKRYGAVVYVDDAHGSGVLGQMGKGTVHHFGFHEDPEVIQVATLSKAWAVVGGYMAGAGELKELLINKARPFLFSTSHPPAVVGALLGALELIQKEPERVERLWENTRYFKAELARLGYDTLGSQTPITPVLFGEAPLAFEASRLLLEEGVFAVGIGFPTVPRGKARIRNIVTAAHTREMLDRALEAYAKVGRRLGVIR, from the coding sequence ATGAGCCTGTCCCTACGCGCGCGGGTGGAAAGCGAGCTGGAGCGGCTAAAGCGGGAGGGGTTGTATATCCGCCCCAGGGTCCTCGAGGCCCCCCAGGAGCCCATCACCCGGGTGGAGGGGAAGGAGGTGGTAAACCTCGCCTCCAACAACTACCTGGGCTTCGCCAACCACCCCTACCTCAAGGAGAAGGCCCGCCAGTACCTGGAAAGGTGGGGGGCGGGGAGCGGGGCGGTGCGCACCATCGCCGGCACCTTCACCTACCACGTGGAGCTGGAGGAAGCTCTCGCCCGCTTCAAAGGGACGGAGAGCGCCTTGGTCCTCCAGTCGGGCTTCACCGCCAACCAGGGGGTCCTGGGGGCCCTCCTCCAGGAGGGGGACCTGGTCTTCTCGGACGAGCTCAACCACGCCAGCATCATCGACGGCCTCCGCCTCACCCGGGCCACCCGCCTGGTCTACCGCCACGCCGACGTGGAGCACCTGGAGGAGCTCCTCAAGACCCACGACACCGAGGGGCTGAAGCTCATCGTGACGGACGGGGTCTTCTCCATGGACGGGGACATCGCCCCCCTGGACAAAATCGTCCCCCTGGCCAAGCGGTACGGGGCGGTGGTCTACGTGGACGACGCCCACGGGAGCGGGGTCCTGGGCCAGATGGGCAAGGGCACCGTCCACCACTTCGGCTTCCACGAGGACCCCGAGGTCATCCAGGTGGCCACCCTTTCCAAGGCCTGGGCGGTGGTGGGGGGGTACATGGCGGGGGCGGGGGAGCTCAAGGAGCTCCTCATCAACAAGGCCCGGCCCTTCCTCTTTTCCACCAGTCACCCCCCGGCGGTGGTGGGGGCGCTCCTGGGGGCCTTGGAGCTGATCCAGAAGGAGCCGGAGCGGGTGGAGAGGCTCTGGGAGAACACCCGCTACTTCAAGGCCGAGCTCGCCCGCCTGGGCTACGACACCCTGGGGAGCCAGACCCCCATCACCCCCGTCCTCTTCGGGGAAGCCCCCCTGGCCTTCGAAGCGAGCCGACTGCTCCTGGAGGAGGGGGTCTTCGCGGTGGGGATCGGCTTCCCCACCGTGCCCCGGGGCAAGGCCCGGATCCGCAACATCGTCACCGCCGCCCACACCCGGGAGATGCTGGACAGGGCCCTCGAGGCCTACGCCAAGGTGGGCCGGCGGCTAGGGGTGATCCGGTGA
- a CDS encoding MDR/zinc-dependent alcohol dehydrogenase-like family protein — translation MTGEGEALAFRLAAPGGTVSSLGVPTAERFTYPWLPAFSKGIAFRSSLANVPRWIREVLALQKSGRLQGRFVFSHRLGLEEAPLGYALFDRKEATKVALLVD, via the coding sequence TTGACCGGGGAGGGCGAGGCCCTGGCCTTCCGCCTGGCCGCCCCGGGGGGGACGGTCTCGAGCCTGGGGGTCCCCACGGCGGAGCGGTTCACCTACCCTTGGCTTCCCGCCTTCAGCAAGGGCATCGCCTTCCGCTCCAGCCTGGCCAACGTCCCCCGCTGGATCCGGGAGGTCCTGGCCCTGCAGAAAAGCGGGCGGCTCCAGGGCCGGTTCGTCTTCAGCCACCGCCTGGGCCTGGAGGAGGCCCCCCTGGGCTACGCCCTCTTTGACCGGAAGGAGGCCACCAAGGTCGCCCTGCTCGTAGACTAA
- the hrpB gene encoding ATP-dependent helicase HrpB → MYSLQEGSLLPPEVLEEAVARLRQGRLLLIAPPGSGKSTLLPLALLRAFSGKILLYEPRRLAARMVATRLAENLGEELGRTVGYQVRLEGKRSEKTRLLVETEGLLLRRLSEDPALTGVEVVVLDEVHERHLETDLALALLLKAQRTLRPDLKLLLMSATLSEGEKARFSALLEAPVLEVAGAAHPVRIHHLARPPQGPLEPLAARYAREAFLKGEGNVLVFLPGKAEIERTRALLSSESNQDLPVYPLHGGLSLAEQAALMRPGPRRIYLATNVAETSLTLPEVRVVVDTGLEKRPRFDARTGLTRLVLARISWESAQQRAGRAGRTGPGEVFRLYPEGPLPPRRPEILEADLSQALLLALALGERLEDLPLPDPPPKGGVEAAWRLLSLLGAVEEGRLTPLGLRLLRHPTHPRLARLVLEAEGRNALSLAADLLALLEEKDLLPELGPDLLGRLEALAQDRSRFGPWERASALWRRRFRVPPLPAPEPQEAARLLLAAYPDRAARRVGPGVFQLATGSRIRLELEAEHAVVPFVEGGYGHLALPVPREALLERAELEEWVGWEKGRLLGVLRQKLGALVLEEAPFDAPLTEPLLREALKKGLPLSEEARALQARVLSLRAWNGDWPDLSEEALLEDLSWLLPYAQGVRSLEDLEALPWTEILKGLLGPRWPELEALAPTHLPLPSGRKRLLYSPDGAPPVLRLRIQEAFGLKKTPTVNGGRVRVQVHLLSPAGRPVQVTQDLEGFWERTYPILRKELKGRYPKHAWPEKP, encoded by the coding sequence TTGTACTCCCTTCAGGAAGGGAGCCTCCTGCCCCCGGAGGTTCTCGAGGAGGCGGTGGCCCGGCTCCGTCAAGGCCGCCTCCTCCTCATCGCTCCCCCGGGGAGCGGGAAGAGCACCCTTCTGCCTTTGGCCCTCCTGCGGGCTTTTTCCGGGAAGATCCTCCTTTACGAGCCCCGGCGGCTCGCCGCCCGCATGGTGGCGACCAGGCTGGCGGAGAACCTGGGGGAGGAGCTGGGCCGGACGGTGGGCTACCAGGTGCGGCTCGAGGGGAAAAGGAGCGAGAAGACCCGGCTCCTGGTGGAGACGGAGGGGCTCCTCCTGCGCCGGCTCAGCGAGGACCCCGCCCTCACGGGGGTGGAGGTCGTGGTCCTGGACGAGGTGCACGAGCGGCACCTGGAGACGGACCTGGCCCTGGCCCTCCTCCTCAAGGCCCAGAGGACCCTCCGGCCCGACCTCAAGCTCCTCCTGATGAGCGCCACCCTGTCCGAGGGGGAGAAGGCCCGGTTCTCCGCCCTCCTGGAGGCCCCCGTCCTGGAGGTGGCGGGGGCGGCCCACCCGGTGCGGATCCACCACCTCGCGCGCCCCCCCCAGGGCCCCCTCGAGCCCCTGGCCGCCCGCTACGCCCGCGAGGCCTTCCTGAAGGGAGAGGGGAATGTGCTGGTCTTCCTGCCGGGGAAGGCGGAGATAGAGAGGACCCGGGCCCTCCTCTCTTCGGAAAGCAACCAGGACCTCCCCGTCTACCCCCTCCACGGGGGGCTCTCCCTGGCGGAGCAGGCGGCCCTGATGCGGCCCGGTCCCCGGCGGATCTACCTAGCCACCAACGTGGCCGAAACCAGCCTGACCCTGCCGGAGGTGCGGGTGGTGGTGGACACCGGCCTGGAAAAGCGGCCCCGGTTTGACGCCCGGACGGGCCTGACCCGGCTGGTCCTGGCCCGCATCTCCTGGGAGTCGGCCCAGCAGAGGGCGGGCCGGGCGGGCCGGACGGGCCCCGGGGAGGTCTTCCGCCTCTACCCGGAAGGCCCCCTGCCCCCCAGGCGGCCCGAGATCCTGGAGGCCGACCTCTCCCAGGCCCTCCTCCTGGCCCTGGCCCTGGGGGAGCGGCTGGAGGACCTCCCCCTGCCGGACCCGCCCCCCAAAGGAGGGGTGGAGGCGGCCTGGCGGCTCCTCTCCCTCCTGGGCGCGGTGGAGGAAGGGCGCCTCACCCCCTTGGGCCTTCGCCTCCTCCGCCACCCCACCCACCCCCGGCTGGCGCGGCTGGTCCTCGAGGCGGAAGGGCGAAACGCCCTCTCTTTGGCGGCGGACCTTTTGGCCCTTTTGGAGGAGAAGGACCTCCTTCCCGAGCTGGGGCCGGACCTTCTGGGCCGTCTGGAGGCTTTGGCCCAGGACCGGTCCCGGTTTGGCCCTTGGGAAAGGGCCTCCGCCCTGTGGCGGAGGCGGTTTCGCGTCCCTCCCCTCCCCGCCCCCGAGCCCCAGGAGGCGGCCCGCCTCCTCCTCGCCGCCTACCCCGACCGGGCGGCCCGGCGGGTGGGCCCCGGGGTCTTCCAGCTGGCCACGGGGAGCCGGATCCGGCTGGAGCTGGAGGCGGAGCACGCGGTCGTCCCCTTCGTGGAAGGAGGGTACGGCCATCTGGCCCTCCCCGTCCCCCGGGAGGCGCTTTTGGAGCGGGCGGAGCTCGAGGAGTGGGTGGGGTGGGAGAAGGGGCGGCTTCTGGGGGTTCTGCGCCAAAAGCTGGGGGCCTTGGTCCTGGAAGAGGCCCCCTTTGATGCCCCCCTCACCGAGCCCCTTCTGCGGGAGGCCTTGAAAAAGGGCCTTCCCTTGTCGGAGGAGGCCAGGGCCCTCCAGGCCCGGGTCCTCTCCTTAAGGGCCTGGAACGGGGACTGGCCCGACCTCTCGGAGGAGGCCCTCCTGGAGGACCTGTCCTGGCTCCTCCCCTACGCCCAGGGGGTGCGGAGCCTGGAGGACCTGGAGGCCCTCCCCTGGACGGAGATCCTGAAGGGGCTTCTAGGGCCCAGGTGGCCCGAGCTCGAGGCCCTCGCCCCCACCCATCTCCCCCTCCCCTCGGGGCGGAAGCGGCTTTTGTACAGCCCGGACGGGGCCCCGCCCGTCCTGCGCCTCCGCATCCAGGAGGCCTTCGGCCTGAAAAAGACCCCCACGGTGAACGGGGGCCGGGTGCGGGTCCAGGTCCATCTCCTCTCCCCCGCGGGCCGACCGGTCCAGGTGACCCAGGACCTGGAAGGCTTCTGGGAAAGGACCTATCCCATCCTCCGCAAGGAGCTGAAGGGCCGCTACCCCAAGCACGCCTGGCCGGAGAAGCCTTGA
- a CDS encoding Eco57I restriction-modification methylase domain-containing protein has product MLFPPPLPPSPTPESLGRVETPKELVRFMVGLSRAPKGGRVLEPACADGPFLRAFREAHGTDYAFYGVEIDPKALDLPPWAEGIVGDFLLWEPREGFDLVLGNPPYGIVGEASKYPIHALKEVKGLYKARLSTWRGKYNLYGAFLEKGVRLLKPGGVLVYVVPASFLVLDEFKELRAFLAREGETEVYYVGRVFPGKKVAAVVVRFFKAEAPSRAGRLRLYDLPQLTERPREVLEKPWRGEMVRFETPDLLLWERSGMPLGEAFEIRFAARSPEWRSHPLTRTEPGEGLVPVLTGRNLQPGRIDYETPYSGLYFPLARAREVKPFYGLPHLVVGHTRTHVQVVAAWDERGYPWREEFHLLPKTEVDPEALVAYLNGAEVQEKLKALYRHLAKHLTREMLARIPLPR; this is encoded by the coding sequence ATGCTCTTCCCCCCTCCCCTACCCCCAAGCCCCACCCCCGAAAGCCTCGGCCGGGTGGAGACCCCAAAGGAGCTGGTCCGCTTCATGGTGGGCTTGAGCAGAGCCCCCAAAGGGGGAAGGGTCCTGGAGCCCGCCTGCGCCGATGGGCCCTTTCTGCGAGCCTTCCGCGAGGCTCACGGAACGGACTACGCCTTCTACGGGGTGGAGATCGATCCGAAGGCCCTGGACCTCCCCCCTTGGGCCGAGGGGATCGTGGGCGACTTCCTCCTCTGGGAGCCAAGGGAAGGCTTTGACCTCGTCCTGGGCAACCCCCCTTACGGCATCGTGGGGGAGGCCTCCAAGTACCCCATCCACGCCCTCAAGGAGGTGAAGGGCCTCTACAAGGCGAGGCTTTCCACCTGGCGGGGCAAGTACAACCTCTACGGGGCTTTCCTGGAAAAGGGCGTGCGTCTTTTGAAGCCGGGGGGGGTGCTGGTCTACGTGGTCCCGGCGAGCTTTCTCGTCCTGGACGAGTTCAAGGAGCTCAGGGCCTTTCTGGCCCGGGAGGGGGAGACGGAGGTCTACTACGTGGGCCGGGTCTTCCCGGGGAAAAAGGTGGCGGCGGTGGTGGTCCGCTTCTTTAAGGCCGAGGCTCCCTCGAGGGCGGGCCGGCTCCGGCTTTACGACCTACCCCAGCTCACGGAGCGCCCCCGGGAGGTGCTGGAGAAGCCCTGGCGGGGCGAGATGGTGCGGTTCGAGACCCCAGACCTCCTCCTCTGGGAGCGAAGCGGGATGCCCCTGGGGGAGGCCTTTGAGATCCGCTTCGCTGCCCGCAGCCCCGAGTGGCGGAGCCACCCCCTGACCCGCACGGAGCCCGGGGAGGGGCTGGTGCCCGTGCTCACGGGGAGGAACCTGCAACCCGGCCGGATCGACTACGAGACCCCCTACTCCGGCCTCTACTTCCCCCTGGCGCGGGCGCGGGAGGTCAAGCCCTTCTACGGCCTGCCCCACCTGGTGGTGGGCCACACCCGGACCCACGTCCAAGTGGTGGCCGCCTGGGACGAGCGGGGCTACCCCTGGCGGGAGGAGTTCCACCTCCTGCCCAAAACCGAGGTGGACCCCGAAGCCCTCGTGGCCTACCTGAACGGGGCCGAGGTCCAGGAGAAGCTGAAAGCCCTCTACCGGCACCTGGCCAAGCACCTGACCCGGGAAATGCTGGCCCGGATACCCCTGCCCCGCTAG
- a CDS encoding DNA gyrase/topoisomerase IV subunit B — protein sequence MSYDASAIKVLKGLEGVRHRPAMYIGGTQSEGYHHLFKEILDNAVDEALAGYATEVVVTLHKDGSLTVEDNGRGIPVDLMPEEGKPAVEVIYTVLHSGGKFEEGAYKVSGGLHGVGASVVNALSEFTIVEVFREGKHYRIAFSRGEVTEPLQVVGPAPKGRTGTRVTFRPDPQIFGDLRFEPAKIRARLREVAYLVAGLRIVFRDEVHGREEVFLDKGGVASFALALAEGEELLSEKPFFLKGQQDKVEVEVGLAFTKGYNTELLSYANMIPTRDGGTHLTAFRSAYTRALNQYAKKAGLAKDKVQPTGDDLLEGVYAVISVKLPQPQFEGQTKGKLLNPEAGSAVSQVVYEKLLEKLEENPRLAKLVYEKGLRAAQAREAARKARELVRRQNPLESDELPGKLADCQTENPEEAELFIVEGDSAGGSAKQGRDRRFQAILPLRGKILNVEKAGLSKALKNAEVRAMVAAIGVGIGGEEEAHFDLEGLRYHKIIIMTDADVDGSHIRTLLLTFFYRYMRPLIERGHLYIAQPPLYRLQVGRRVEYLYSDEELAQKLKELEGKSYEVQRFKGLGEMNPEQLWETTMNPEKRVLKRVELQDALEASEVFEKLMGQEVAPRREFIEEHARFAQLDI from the coding sequence GTGAGCTACGACGCTTCGGCCATTAAAGTCTTGAAGGGCCTCGAGGGGGTTCGTCACCGCCCGGCCATGTACATCGGGGGGACCCAGTCCGAGGGGTACCACCACCTCTTCAAGGAGATCCTGGACAACGCCGTGGACGAGGCCCTGGCGGGCTACGCCACGGAGGTCGTCGTCACCCTCCACAAGGACGGGAGCCTGACCGTGGAGGACAACGGCCGGGGCATCCCCGTGGACCTCATGCCCGAGGAGGGGAAGCCCGCGGTGGAGGTCATCTACACCGTCCTGCACTCAGGCGGGAAGTTTGAGGAGGGGGCCTACAAGGTCTCGGGGGGCCTGCACGGGGTGGGGGCGAGCGTGGTGAACGCCCTCTCCGAGTTCACCATCGTGGAGGTCTTCCGCGAGGGAAAGCACTACCGCATCGCCTTCAGCCGGGGCGAGGTCACCGAACCCCTCCAGGTGGTGGGCCCGGCCCCCAAGGGCCGGACCGGGACCCGGGTCACCTTCCGGCCCGACCCCCAGATCTTCGGCGACCTGCGGTTTGAGCCCGCCAAGATCCGGGCCCGCCTGCGGGAGGTGGCCTACCTGGTGGCGGGGCTCAGGATCGTCTTCCGGGACGAGGTCCACGGCCGCGAGGAGGTCTTCTTGGATAAGGGCGGGGTGGCCTCCTTCGCCCTGGCCCTCGCCGAGGGGGAGGAGCTCCTTTCGGAGAAGCCCTTCTTCCTCAAGGGCCAGCAGGACAAGGTGGAGGTGGAGGTGGGCCTGGCCTTCACCAAGGGGTACAACACCGAGCTCCTATCCTACGCCAACATGATCCCCACCCGGGACGGGGGGACCCACCTCACCGCCTTCCGCTCCGCCTACACCCGGGCCCTGAACCAGTACGCCAAGAAGGCGGGCCTGGCCAAGGACAAGGTCCAGCCCACGGGGGACGACCTCCTCGAGGGCGTCTACGCGGTGATCTCGGTCAAGCTCCCCCAGCCCCAGTTTGAGGGCCAGACCAAGGGCAAGCTCCTGAACCCCGAGGCGGGGAGCGCCGTGAGCCAGGTGGTCTACGAGAAGCTCCTGGAGAAGCTGGAGGAGAACCCCCGCCTGGCCAAGCTGGTCTACGAGAAGGGCCTGCGGGCGGCCCAGGCCCGGGAGGCGGCCAGGAAGGCCCGGGAGCTCGTCCGCAGGCAGAACCCCCTGGAGTCGGACGAGCTACCCGGGAAGCTCGCGGACTGCCAGACGGAGAACCCCGAGGAGGCGGAGCTCTTCATCGTGGAGGGGGACTCGGCGGGGGGGAGCGCCAAGCAGGGCCGGGACCGGCGCTTCCAGGCCATCCTGCCCCTAAGGGGGAAGATCCTGAACGTGGAGAAGGCCGGGCTCTCCAAGGCCCTGAAGAACGCCGAGGTGCGGGCCATGGTGGCCGCCATCGGCGTGGGGATCGGAGGGGAGGAGGAGGCCCACTTTGACCTGGAGGGCCTCCGCTACCACAAGATCATCATCATGACCGACGCCGACGTGGACGGGAGCCACATCCGCACCCTCCTCCTCACCTTCTTCTACCGCTACATGCGCCCCCTCATCGAGCGGGGCCACCTCTACATCGCCCAGCCTCCTTTGTACCGGCTCCAGGTGGGCCGGCGGGTGGAGTACCTCTACTCCGACGAGGAACTGGCCCAGAAGCTGAAGGAGCTGGAGGGCAAGAGCTACGAGGTCCAGCGCTTCAAGGGCCTGGGGGAGATGAACCCCGAGCAGCTCTGGGAGACGACCATGAACCCCGAGAAGCGGGTCCTGAAGCGGGTGGAGCTCCAGGACGCCCTCGAGGCCAGCGAGGTCTTTGAGAAGCTCATGGGCCAGGAGGTGGCCCCCCGCCGGGAGTTCATAGAGGAGCACGCCCGCTTCGCCCAGCTGGACATCTGA